The Gemmatimonadota bacterium nucleotide sequence CGCCGAGATAGCGCGCCCGACTCCGCAGCCCGAGCTCGCCCTCCGCAGCCGCCGCGTGGTCACGCCGCAGGGCGTGAAGCCGGCGGCCATTCTCCTCCGGAACGGGGTGATCGACGACGTCGCCCCCTTCGAGGCGCCGCCCCCGGACGCCCGACTCCTGGACTACGCCGAAACCGTGCTGCTGCCCGGGCTGGTGGACAGATCGCCTGCTTCATGTGTTCGATCGGAGGGGCCGAAGGTCTCGCCCCGGGGCTCGTCGCTCGCGTCCGACGACCGGGTGTCCTGCGCACACCGAACGGGGAGGGAAGAGCTTTCCTGGAGGTCGTGGCGGTCGAATCGCTATGCGCCAAGCAGCCGCTGCACGAGGAGCGTCTGCATGTCGCGGCGTCCGTCGGCGATCAACATGATGAACACCTGCTCACCCATGACACGGTAGATGACCCGGTAAGGCTTCATCATGAGCTGCCGGTATTCGCGGATCCCCAGAGCGAGCAGCTCTCTCGGATGGCTGCCACGCTCGGGAAAGGCGGCCAGTCGTCTACTGAGCTCCAGCAGCCGCTGGAGCACGCGCTCCGCGGCGCGCTCGCTGTGCGTCTCGGCGATGTGGTGGTAGATCGAGGAGAGGTCGTGCTCCGCCCCTGCCGTGAGCTGCACGGCATGACGCATCAGGTGGCGGTCTTGCGCGCGGCACGAAGCCGCTGCACTACCTCCTCCACGGGAGAAACCTTGCCCTGCTCGATCTCGCGATTGCCTAGCGCCAGAACCTTCAGCAGCGCGAGGGTCTCCTGGATCTCCTGGTACGACGCCACGTCCTGGATAACGGCCCGGGCCTCGCCATTCTGCGTGATCACCAGGGGCTCGCCCGATTCGGCGAGCGTCCGCAGCACCTCCGCGGCGTGGCTCTTCAGATAGCTGATCGGCTTGACCTGCGATGAATAGCGCATTTGCACCTCACCACGATTGGTATGGACCAAATATAGTCTCTATTCGGTCTTCACGGAATGCCGCCTCCTGACCTCGCGCTCCGCAGCCGCCGGGTTGTTACGCCCGAGGGCGTGAAGCCGGCGGCCATTCTCATCCGGAACGGCGTGATCGTAGACGTCGCCCCCTTCGAAGCGCCGCCCCCGGGTGCGCCGCTCCTGGACTGCGGCCAGGCCGTGCTGCTCCCCGGCCTGGTGGACACGCACGTGCACGTGAACGAGCCCGGCCGCAGCGACTGGGAAGGCTTCGAGACGGCCACCCGTGCCGCCGCAGCCGGCGGTATTACAACCATCATTGATATGCCGCTCAACAGTGTGCCGGCCACCACCAGCGTGCCGGCGTTGCGCGCCAAGCTGGCGGCGGCGGAGGGGAAGTGCCATGTGGACGTAGGCTTCTGGGGCGGTGTGGTGTCGGGCAATGCCGGCGAGTTGGGGGAGCTGGTAGCCGCCGGCGTGCGGGGCTTCAAATGTTTTCTGGTGCCGTCCGGGGTGGACGAATTCCCGCACGTCACGGAGGCCGACCTGCGCCAGGCGCTGCCGCGGCTGGCCGGCCTGGGGGTGCCGCTCCTGGTCCATGCGGAGCTTCCCGGTCCCATCGACGCGGCGCTACGGGATCGCGCGCGTGAAGTCGTTGCGGGAGTGAGTGGGGCCCGGCGGGGTGGTGGCTCTCTGCCCCGGCGCGCGGATGCTGCCTCGGGCCGACGCCTGCGCTTCCGGCGTGCATCGCGTCTTCCTCGGCCCGGCGCCGATCCTCGGGCCTACGCCACCTACCTGCGCTCGCGCCCGCCGGAGGCGGAAACGGCCGCGGTGACGTTGTTGCTCCGGTTGTGCCGGGAATACGGCGTTCCCGCGCACGTGGTGCACCTCTCTGCGGCCGAGGCGCTGCCGCTGCTCCTGGAGGCTCGGGCCGAGGGCTTGCCGCTGAGTGTCGAGACCTGCCCGCACTACCTGCACTTTGCGGCCGAGGACATCCCGGACGGCGCCACGCAATTCAAGTGTGCACCGCCCATCCGTGGTCGGGCCAACCGCGAGGCGCTGTGGCAGTCCCTGGAGAGGGGCGACATCGATCTGGTAGCCTCCGACCACTCCCCCTGCCCCCCGGCGCTGAAGCGGCGGGACGGGGACTTTCTCCGGGCCTGGGGCGGCATCTCCTCCCTGCAGCTAGGGTTGTCCGTGGTCTGGAGCGTCGCGCGGGCGCGCGGCCAGCCCTTCGAGCGGCTGGCCGAATGGCTGAGCCGCGCGCCCGCGCGCCTGGCGGGGCTGGAGGGGCGGAAGGGCGCCATTGCCCCGGGGTACGACGCCGACCT carries:
- a CDS encoding type II toxin-antitoxin system RelE/ParE family toxin, with the protein product MRHAVQLTAGAEHDLSSIYHHIAETHSERAAERVLQRLLELSRRLAAFPERGSHPRELLALGIREYRQLMMKPYRVIYRVMGEQVFIMLIADGRRDMQTLLVQRLLGA
- a CDS encoding type II toxin-antitoxin system Phd/YefM family antitoxin — encoded protein: MRYSSQVKPISYLKSHAAEVLRTLAESGEPLVITQNGEARAVIQDVASYQEIQETLALLKVLALGNREIEQGKVSPVEEVVQRLRAARKTAT
- a CDS encoding amidohydrolase family protein; this encodes MPPPDLALRSRRVVTPEGVKPAAILIRNGVIVDVAPFEAPPPGAPLLDCGQAVLLPGLVDTHVHVNEPGRSDWEGFETATRAAAAGGITTIIDMPLNSVPATTSVPALRAKLAAAEGKCHVDVGFWGGVVSGNAGELGELVAAGVRGFKCFLVPSGVDEFPHVTEADLRQALPRLAGLGVPLLVHAELPGPIDAALRDRAREVVAGVSGARRGGGSLPRRADAASGRRLRFRRASRLPRPGADPRAYATYLRSRPPEAETAAVTLLLRLCREYGVPAHVVHLSAAEALPLLLEARAEGLPLSVETCPHYLHFAAEDIPDGATQFKCAPPIRGRANREALWQSLERGDIDLVASDHSPCPPALKRRDGDFLRAWGGISSLQLGLSVVWSVARARGQPFERLAEWLSRAPARLAGLEGRKGAIAPGYDADLVAWHPEAEFTVDPATLQHRHKLTPYAGVRLAGVVDATFLRGRLIYRRGSVLGPPVGQLLLEH